The Halomicrobium zhouii region GGTGTCCCTGCTTTGTCAGGTAGATCTTCTCGCCGTTCAAATCGGTCCAGGCGGGTTCGTGTGGCGGGAAGTCCAGCGCGCGAATCCTGTCGTAGAGGTCCGTTCCCCATTCTCGATCGGCCAGGGCCTCGGGCGGGATCTCCTTTAATCCGTCTAGGCTCTCTTTCGTGTAGAAGTACCGCTCGCCGTCGAACTCCTCCTGCGGCGTTCTACGTTCGTGGACGGTCCCGTCGACGATGTTCGGCAGTTGTCCTCGAACAGCGATATCGACTCCGAGCAGACCTTATCGTAGAGCGTCCGCGCGGTGTCGTCCTCGCTGATCTCCGCGAACCGTCGCGCGACGACGCCGACGGCGTCAACTTCCGGTGCCATGAAGTGCAGCGTCGTTCCGTGCTTCCAGTGGTTGTCGTCCCGCGCGTGCATGATCGCGTGACTGAACACGTTACTCCCAGTACCGGGGGAGTTCCGCCTGGTGAAAATTGAGAGCGCCCTCTGTGGGGTGGGCGAGCAGTTCCTCGCCCAGGATATTGGGGTAGTATACGGACAGGAACCAGTCGAACTCGTAGTCGAACAGGGATTACTCCTCGTCGATCGTCAGGACATCATGCTCAAGAGAGCTCGTCCATTGAACCGTCCCACCAGTGATCGTCGTCTTGCGGGTACGTGACTATACGGGGATGTCGAGATCTGGGTGGTCTTCGAGTCGATGGAGGCAGGCCTCTCCCAGGGAGTGACTACCGAGAAATGCAATGGCAGTCATGCCATATATCTGGAAGAGGACGTACTAAAGCTTGATTCATCACCTTTCGGTCGAACGATCAAATTGCCCATGGAGCCCTTTATGTCGATAAAGTCTTCATTGCAGTCGATTGTTCCCGGTTTTAGAAGTAGACGCGAGTACATTCAATCCTACCCGGTTGCACTCGACAATCATCACTTGTTCGTCTGTACAACAGTGACGATCAGACACGGATCCTCACCTGTAAAGCAGGACGGTACCATCGACGCGACCAATCCGCTGGTCGAAAAACACCTCGACGGGAAAGATGGTGACGGTTCCATATCAAGTACGAGTACGAGTAGACGAGGATCAGGTGGACCGCTCGAGTTCTACTAGACGAATCCGCCCTCTCCGTACGCAAACGTCCTAAGATCGCCGTTCTCTATGTCCTCGTAATCCTCCTCTGCGAAGACAACTTCCAGTTCGTTCACGTGGTTCCGGACTATTTGTGGGTTATTGATTCCGACACCGTCGTCACTGCTACGGAACTGCTCGATTAGCGACCACTCACTCCCGTCGTACTCCAATCGCTGTAATTTGCCACTCCGTCGGCCTCTATCCGAACACGTGACGTACGCCTTGATATCCGAGGCAGTCGACACGATCTCCTCATGTGAGTTGTATTTGTGGCCGACCGACGTGATTGTCTGCGGGGTTCTCCAAGACGACCCGTCCCACTTCGTCCACTTCAGAACCCACCCTTCACTCGGGTCATTATGCTTGAAAAACAGGTATAGAGCCCCCTTCCGGTCGAACTTACATCGAACCGTGGAACACTGAGACTCGCCGGAATCGAACACTTTGCAGACTGCCTCTGCCTCATCTGCCGAAACCCGTGAACCGATATCCGTCCCGTCGGCCGCTCTCAGGTTGCCGGTAGCGGGATTCAGACGAGCATGGTATACGTTCAACCGCTTGCCCGTCTCGTGATCGTGTGCGACCCAGCCAAGATGGATCTCGTCACCGCGGGTGGCGATCCCGCCCGTGTAAACAGTCCATCCCTCACCGTGGTCTATGATCACCTCCCCGCCCTGCCAGTTTTCACCGTTGTCTTTGGACCGATAGTGGGTTTCGACGTTGTAGGGGCCGCCTTCGTTCCGGCGCATAAAAAGGTGGAGCCGTCCATCAACAACCACCGGCTTTGGATAGGTGAATCCGCCCTCGAAGGATGCCCGGTGCTCCCAGGCCGTGATATCGTCCGGGGACTTCGACCTGGAGTACAGTTGGTTCGACCCGTGACTGCCGTAGAAGACATGAATATACCCATCCTGATCACGGACGAGAGAGGGACCACCGTGATAGTCTGCTTCTGCGGGATGGTCTCTGATCTTTACGGATGATCCCCAACTCTTGTCCTTGTGGCTGTATTCACAGATGTACGAAGCAATCCCCTTGCCTTGCCAGACGACGTAGGTTGAGTGAGTAGTGTCGACGTACAACCCCTGCGGTTGGATGATGTCGTAGAAAGGCATTCCCGCGCCGTTCGCGGCGAAATATTTGCCCTCGATAATATCGTAATCGCGTCCCTGTCGGTCCGTTCTCGTTTCTGATCCACTCTCACTGCGGCCCCCGAGACAGCCAGCGAGGAACGCTACTGCCGGAAGAGACAGAAATTCACGCCGAAGACGATTCACACCGCGTACTTCGATAACCACGAACAATATCATTTCCGAAACGGCGCTGGACTCGTCGGA contains the following coding sequences:
- a CDS encoding BNR-4 repeat-containing protein — encoded protein: MQSDESSAVSEMILFVVIEVRGVNRLRREFLSLPAVAFLAGCLGGRSESGSETRTDRQGRDYDIIEGKYFAANGAGMPFYDIIQPQGLYVDTTHSTYVVWQGKGIASYICEYSHKDKSWGSSVKIRDHPAEADYHGGPSLVRDQDGYIHVFYGSHGSNQLYSRSKSPDDITAWEHRASFEGGFTYPKPVVVDGRLHLFMRRNEGGPYNVETHYRSKDNGENWQGGEVIIDHGEGWTVYTGGIATRGDEIHLGWVAHDHETGKRLNVYHARLNPATGNLRAADGTDIGSRVSADEAEAVCKVFDSGESQCSTVRCKFDRKGALYLFFKHNDPSEGWVLKWTKWDGSSWRTPQTITSVGHKYNSHEEIVSTASDIKAYVTCSDRGRRSGKLQRLEYDGSEWSLIEQFRSSDDGVGINNPQIVRNHVNELEVVFAEEDYEDIENGDLRTFAYGEGGFV